AGGATTCGACCTCAAATCTGTGGCCGATTTTTAATCATGACGTCATTCGCAAATATATgtccataaaaaaataattcgacCTCAAATATGTGGCCGATTTTTAATTGTGacgtttccagtttttggagaaaaaaataatttgtttttgattctgagaaaaaaaaattgtttgtttcaccatcagctgccactatatgtaatgctaaaattgaaagaaaaaaattgttttcgacttcgcaggcgaaaaaaaaaatttgtccagaaaaaaaaccatagccccccccagaaaatcaaatggttgctgccttataaaAGAAAAGTCTTTAAAACTatgtaatgtttaatttttttttaaccatgcgCAAATTTATGCCCGTCTAATAATTTCGgccttatagtttttttttattaagtcatTTTCCATAGGTCAATATTAATTTGTTGGTATGTGTTTTACATGTGTGTACAAGAGCTCAAGTATCAGTAAAtctttcgttcttatgttgtactgctttaccactgtcccagattagggtaagggtttggatcccgctaacatgtttaaccccgccacattatttatgtatgtgcatgtcccaagtcaggagcctgtaattcagtggttgtcatttgttcatgtgttacatttttgttcatttttttttttacataaatgaggccgttagttttctcgtttgaattgttttacattgtcttatcgggggccttttatagctgactatgctgtatgggctttgcttattgttgaaggctgtacggttacctgtagttgttaatgtttgtgtcattttggtcttttgcggatagttgtctcattggcaataataccacatcttcttttttatacttgctAGATTATTTCGCTTGTATTTAAACAGTGACTAAGAAAGTCCctgatttaaaatattgttttttaagtacggtcttgtatgatttttgttttatacagTAATTTCTCCATGTTTGTGGTTAAAATCATGTGTGTGTTAATATTTATTGTATGCCGTCTTGAAGAATTAAACTagacattttttttactaaaaagacAGTAAAGAATTACTATTTGTATGCAACTTAAGCGTACTTCAATTGTCTCTAAATTCTCTCATATTGCTGTTaaattgacattcataccacatgaTCTATTATATGTTactttaaatatcaataaaatcattctgaattgataaaaataaaagttacgTGATCTATATTTTTAATTACAATATTTGTGAATCACAATAGAGCATATATCAATTGTTTGGTCTTAGTTGATATCTATTTAGTTCAAATGTAAAACTTGTAATTATGTCTTTAATAACAAAAATCTTTCCCCGAGAAggataattttttatgttttggcATATTCCTTCTCTCCAGAAACCGGATGTAAACACTGCCGTCCCTTTGTTCATAGCTGGATTTGTTTTGAATTGCAAATACTCCCCAATAGTagatgggcgtttttcaataaaagcgtaactttcagacctaaaaaaaatggaaaatcaacttgtctaaaatttaatttcaagagttattttgaatacctctattatagacctgtttgtaaacaaaaagtgcaatcttaaatattctttaaaatgatattattttcataatttgtgtactgtttcgtaggggacttttgtcccctacgaaacttctaaatacacatattttttgcaattttaaatgtttcctatagacattccagtttgtttactttaaatactagaaaaatctcattttttttctgaattggaaaaccatttatatcgataaagattagacagtacttcacatatgaaggtacaactcatgttacgtagtggacattttgatgcgtttcgtagtggacaaaaccgtttcgtagtggacaaaaagtttcgtagttgacatcaaccctattatatgttaataaaaacataataaaaattacatgaaactaacccttgttatttgttttgcacgaatataattgaaaacagattaaaaaaaagactgcatggtagtggtagtgtccactacgaaacgtttttctcccatacttgtttcgtaggggaccgtttcgtaggggacgtattcgcatgttttattttttccccacaatccctatattgcaatagtaacaagactgattgtattcatcaaagcatttattaagctgtacactgatatttttttcatgattttaaaaccagatactgaaggagatttgacccgtttcgtagtggacatttacaaaaatacggtatcactctggtccatttgatgtgctcaatttttcttaccaacaatttaattgccgttataaaagcatcacttcctttgtaagaccctaatgtttatatgttttgcaaacaaaatattacattgattttataaaactgtttattagcaagttttaatgacttcgtttcgtagtggacattgtgttagggacacatcttctgaaataaaaaatcctatgttaaaagctgattattaaaatatgttggctctaaacatacttttgaattgttaaagaacttatattaagtaaaattaatatttatttctacatttttttacgatattttagagtatgaatgttgaacaggcggtctagggacatgccattttggttgttttggaccattcaggaatcaatatcttatcaatccctctaaaaaataaactgtttctttgcttaaaaatgttatatctaattcaatgtactgactgcacaaaaaattacttgcaaagatcaaacatttttttttttaaagtggctgggacaagaaaatacatttttattgaaaaacgcccaggAGTGAAAATATCCTGATAATTGTCAGAAAACAGTTCAAGAGGATATATCTCTAGTtgacgtttttgaaaataatccATCAGCCCACTATTCATAACAGATTTTCCTTCAGtctaaaaaaacaaatcataaagcaattttaaaccatttgtattaataaataaaatattaacattacTTTTGTCGTATAAACCACATTGGCACTGATAATGAATagatacataaaaagtaaaaggataagaatttttttttatataaattaacatttgatatttttattaactcgaataattcagtGCCCTCTATCCACTACTTTTCTCGAGGTTAATGGAGTGATCGaagtgatcgtaatataacgactggattattcgggttatatttttatttacatatctaCATGTATGACTTACGGGAATAGCATTTTCTTTATCGTTGACATCATTTACAAAGCGTCTTTTGTAAAGTTCCTTGTAATACGGACTTGCACCTTCCATGGGATCGAGATTCTTTTGCATCTGAAAGAACATAAAGTAAAATATGtcggaaaaaaaattaatttaaaaagaacatcattaatttacatgatttttttcatttcgatttgttttaattcattCAAAGGTGAAAACGTGTAAAAcggataaacctattttttttaaattagcgtATAACTTTTTTTCGAAACACACATACACTATGCACACATGTGCAAAGTAGCAGAAATACTCTATCATACTAAAACATTACTTACGActtctaaatgtgcaatatcaTTTGTTTCCGTAGTGAAGTATGTATCTCCGGTTTCTGTAACTATATGATCATTTTCCAACTGCCTCCCTTTGTTTGTCTCCTGAACTTCTTGGTGTTCTTCATTAGGTTCCGACACAATATCCATGGCTTctttaataaaaataagtttaaacaaattaaactgTATAGTCGATGCATGGTTGtgtaacgtccagtggcaaatttaacgcaaacatataaaatattaacatgataacacagtaaatttaaaatatgcattatttttatatagacaagaccgttgggtttcccgtttgaatggttttatactagtaatttaggggccctttatagcttgttgttgagtcaaggctccgtgttgaaggccgtacattgacctataatggtttacttttaaaaaattgttatttggatggagagttgtctccttggcactcacaccacatcttcctttatctactTACATTTATATTTCtcataaaattgtattttaaaaataactttGTTTAACTAATATCAGGGCCTTAAAAAGTAAAACCTTTTAGATTACTATTGGAGTAAATAAAGACTTGTATTTTTACCTTCAAACGTTACATCTCTGTCATTTATGTTTCTCAACATCTCCAAATTTCCATTTTCATCTTCATTTATGTTACTTTCAGGTAACATTTCACCAATCTCTTCTTCTTCATTTTCTACATCTAAGTGTGCCTGTTCTAGGAACTTTCTTTCATCTTCAGTTAGGAGCACAAACGGaagctataaaaaaagaaacggtTTTATTGCCCGTAATATTTTCACCAATGCTACAATAGATAAGTTATATTTACATACAGTACATGTATCACTTTGGcattttatgatattttagaataatttatgaatgaaatagaatgaatttagtgtaaaacTTTCATATAGTTTCACAagatgtgtgtatgtgtgtgtgttacTTTGTTTGTGTTGcgttgtgttgtttttttttcttttctaattcgccatatattttaaaataaagcatTAAGCTAAGTTTATAGTTACCTGTTCATCAATAGGTGGTGCAAAGTTAGGTCTTTTAAAGTAAAGTTGATATGGTGTAGAAGGCTTTGTACTTTTGTGTACCCTGTTGTTGTAGTTGTAATAAAATTCTGGTAATTTTGAAGGCCAGTCTTTTTCTAACGACATTTCTTTTCTAAAATATTCAGTAAGTGTTCTGTTAAAGCGTTCTACGCGTCCTTGGCTTTGTGGATGATAGGGACGTCCATGTATCTGCCTAgtcttaaaaattgaaacaacttCAGCCAAGTTTACATTTGTAAATTCTTTGCCGTTGTCACTCTGTAATATTCTTGGCGGACCatacagatatacatattttaaagttaGTTCTGCTACATCTTTTGCAAATTTTCCTTTTAATGGGCCACCAAATGccaagcgagaaaagcaatctaCTATGTTGCAAATGTAGTTGTAACCTCGGACTGGTGGCATTTTCTTTAAGTCTATTTGCCAACGACTGTTAGCATAAGTTGCAGGAATTGGGCGCCTTAAAACTGTTGTTTTGGGAATTTCTACTGCATTGTTACAGCCCTGGCAGTTTACGTTTAATTTAAATAGTACCTTGATGCTTTCTCTAACGACAGGAAATACTGTACTTCTTAAACAGTCATAAATTGTCTCATATTTTCTATGGTCTTTCATGTGGTTTTTGTTAATTATCTGAATTAATTGCTCTTTGTCTAAACATTTTCTATGATTGCTATTTAAGTCTTGAGATTTTTTGTAGATACATTTAGATTCTTGATCATAAAAGTAAAGCGACAAAAACTTTTTTACCATTCTGTCAGAAAACGGTACTTTCAATTCGTCAACAATTTTCTTTGCTCCCCAATTTTGATGTTCTTCTTTGGCCTTTGCAATCTGTACAATGTACAGCATATCCGCCCAAAACGATTCTGGATTTGGATCCTTTGAAATACCTTTTTTGCGCTTATTAGATATAGTGTATCCTTCATTTGGACAGTAGTAAAATAGTGTCCTGCTCCGCCATTATTCCTTTTTTGCAATGACGTCATATACTTGATgacgttttgttatgttttacgtTGATGAAAGGACATAGATTGGACACtggggggtctcttcctatataaaggtatatacatatgtgccgctggaatgggtcccttttttgatccgtcaaatatatcaatggggtgcaattttaccgaggaaatatatcaataggtagtaattgaccgattgtgatatatcaatgggtgataaatatatgaatggctTATaatttcgctgtgaaatatatgtataggtagggatttcacaattattcaatatatgaatggggggtgtttttaaaatcccagctgcacacctgtacccaaaatcccatgttgagaccccccccccccccccccccgtgagaTTGGAGCCAAAAATGGCCATAGATTTGGGTaaataaaggacatagatttgagacaATACAGGACATAGATTTGGAACATCTATGACGCAATATTAAAAAGGGACATAGATTTGgggaaaggacatagatttgaggccggacatagatttgaggcttacatatatatagacaatacACAACAATATCGGTGTTCATAAAGATGTTTTGCAAATTCCTCATACGATTTTCCCCCATTATACACCCTGGTTTTAAAAGCGcctcataagaaataaattcgacCGTTATATTGGTGTAgtcaggggtgtacggaattttacaccaTTGTAAAAAAATGCATACAACATTCGGCTGGCATCTGGCAGTGTGTTTGAATTATAAACACCGGTGTTACATTCTGGTAATCCCTGATAACTAATAATACTTCCCCTGTTAGTTTACAGTAAAATATTATATCGCCTGTGTCTGTTCCATAGCCTCAGagcctgatgttcagtggttgtcattggtttatgtcatatttgttaatcttaattgttttgttataaatcaggCCGTATGTTTTCTGCATGgacttgtttcatatttttcatgtcggggccttccGAACGGTTGGCTATAATTGCTGAAATCCACCTTATTTGAAATTTAGTGGATAGTAGTCTCACtgtcattcataccacatctccttatttgaaTATACATAAAGAATATGGCGCTGCCTATTGCGTTAATACGTGTTCAATCCATCTCTCCTTGCTTGCACAACATAAAAACGCAAGTTGTAAAAGTTGGTTGAAAAGGGCTTTTggtatgactataaattttcacttATGTTCTCGTattatgaacaacaaaattatttatttcgtAAAAAATAATTCCGTACTCCATGactgtataccttacaacaaattttttttcatttacctgtgtacgtTATTTTATTTGGAGGCATTTTGCCCAGTGTTATGGTTGTCCAATATCTGATATTTTTAATCATATTACCCCTTATTTgatcaattttgtatttacattgaatcatagatcatatttatttgttcagtgtatgttttttttaaactatgcCTTTTGATTGAGGAAAGcaatttaaattgatatattatCATGATGGTCACGGTGTATTTCTGTATtgagatataattttatttggagGCATTGAGATATagcactattgtttcagataaaggtgaaggttggtacctattaaaacgtttacaCCCGCtgaatttgtttgcacatgtcctaagtctggaacctgatgttcagtgtttttttttgtgttaatgtggttcataagtgttcctcgtttctctttttttttctcccCTAGATTAGatcgttgattttcccgttttaatggttttacgtAGGCATTTTCGGGGCACTTTTTGGCTTGCTGTTGGGTGTAagccaagactctgtgttgaagaccgtactttgacctataatgattttaaaacttgtaaaatTTATGACTtgcggatggagagttgtctcattggcgctcataccacatcttcttatatctgtagTCTAAAAACGCTTTTGCATTTTGTAGTGTTAATATAAAGATATCGACAGGATGTATACCACTGGTTAAACATTATTGAAAACAAAGTCAATGCAATTATCATTTAAGTGCGGTGTTGAATTGATAACCTTTAAGAATACATGTATTCCCAGGACCAATAAGTgtacaaaaatattcaaattttaaagtaaatttggattttattagataaatacttaccatcataaattctgagtaTAACCCCAATTGCGTCATAGGTCAGATGGAAAATCCCTACTAAAAATAAACGTACTCTCACTGGTCCGGACATATACCCCTGTTTGCCCATATTCTTCCATTCAATTTCCTCAAGACAGAAACATAAGGAAAGGGGATGAAGGGGAGGTGGGTGGGACCTataatttatgatggtaagtatttatctaataaaatccaaatttactttaaaatttgaatattttatagctataaatacgttaccatcataaattctgagtaaCAGAATCTAACGTAAAGCTGAATCCCCTGTAACAGAAGAAACAGGAGGAAAGTTCAATCTTTGTGCTGAAACTATAGGTCCAAGAGAGTATAAACTCTCGGCAAAAGTAGCCATAGATTGGAGGTAGTGAGATATAAAAGAGTTCTCATTTCTCCAGAAACCTGCAGACAGTACCTCTTCTAAAGATGCACTGTTAAACAGAGCCCAGGATGTAGAGATACCCCTAACATCATGGGCTTTaacattaaaactatttaaaagttCTGCCTTAGAAGAACCATAAGCTAAAGATATGCATTTGCATATCCAAGTAGAAATAGTTTTAACAGAAAGATCTGAGATTCCTTTTTTAATAGGAATAAAGAGTCTTGAGTTAGAAACAGAACGTAAACTACACGTTCTTTCCAGATAAATAGAAAGGATTCTTACTGGACATAAAAGTACAGAAATAGAATCGCTAGGGAGTGCAGGAATCACAACTGGTTCTGCACCCTTATCTGGAATCTGATTCTTTGCCAAAAAAGCAGGATCCGTTAAAAGAGTAACAGAAGATTTATCCCTGTTAAATCGAAGGCAAGCATCAGAAATAGAGAAGGCATGGATTTCACTCCTTCTCCGTCCAGAAGCCAAAGCTAAAAGAAAACAGCATTTATAGGAAAGAAACCTTAAATCTATTGTTTCTGCTGGTTCAAAaggaggaagttttaaaaaggaTAAAACTAGTCCAAGGTCCCACTTAGGAACTAAAGTTTTTTGTCTTGGTCTTTCAAGACTAAAACTACGAACCAAAAGAGAAATATGCTCATTGATTCCAAAATCTGGGCCACCAGAAATATGAATAGTTCTTGAGATAGCTGATCTATATCCCTTAATAGTAGAGGGACATAATCCTTTGgattcaaaaagaaaaactagAAAGTCTGCTAATTGTTGTACAGTGACTTGGAAAGGATCAATTTCCCGCTCACTACACCAATCTGAGAAGATTGACCATTTTGCATCATAGACAATGCTAGTGGAGTCTCTGACAGACTTTGTGAGATGCTTGGTTGCTCCTTCAGAAAAACCTCTCTTTCTGAGGCTAACCCTGAGAGAAGCCAGGCGTGTAGATGAAGTTTTTCTGGATTTTGATAAAGAACCTTGCCCTTGATTTGAGACAGAAGGTCTGGTCTCAGAGGTAGAACTAGAGGACAAGCACATGAAAGGCGCAGAAGGTCTGGAAACCAAGACTGTTTTGGCCATGCTGGAGCAATAACTATGATCTTGCAATTTTCCCCTGCTATTTTCTGAAGTACTGGGGAGAGAAACCTGAAAGGAGGGAAGGCGTACCCGAACATTCCTTTCCAAGATAGGCTCATTGCGTCTACCGCAAAAGATTTTGGATCCGGAACCGGAGACACAAATGTTAGAAGTTTGTGATTGAGACTGGTCGCAAACAGATCTATCTGAGGTGACCCCCAATGAAGAGTCACAGCTTTGAAAACTACTTGAAGTAGTTCCCACTCCGTGTTTACTGGAGCAAGGGATCTGGAGAGAGTGTCGGCTAGAATATT
The window above is part of the Mytilus galloprovincialis chromosome 4, xbMytGall1.hap1.1, whole genome shotgun sequence genome. Proteins encoded here:
- the LOC143070979 gene encoding uncharacterized protein LOC143070979, whose translation is MLYIVQIAKAKEEHQNWGAKKIVDELKVPFSDRMVKKFLSLYFYDQESKCIYKKSQDLNSNHRKCLDKEQLIQIINKNHMKDHRKYETIYDCLRSTVFPVVRESIKVLFKLNVNCQGCNNAVEIPKTTVLRRPIPATYANSRWQIDLKKMPPVRGYNYICNIVDCFSRLAFGGPLKGKFAKDVAELTLKYVYLYGPPRILQSDNGKEFTNVNLAEVVSIFKTRQIHGRPYHPQSQGRVERFNRTLTEYFRKEMSLEKDWPSKLPEFYYNYNNRVHKSTKPSTPYQLYFKRPNFAPPIDEQLPFVLLTEDERKFLEQAHLDVENEEEEIGEMLPESNINEDENGNLEMLRNINDRDVTFEEAMDIVSEPNEEHQEVQETNKGRQLENDHIVTETGDTYFTTETNDIAHLEVMQKNLDPMEGASPYYKELYKRRFVNDVNDKENAIPVT